A genomic region of Paroedura picta isolate Pp20150507F chromosome 4, Ppicta_v3.0, whole genome shotgun sequence contains the following coding sequences:
- the MAFB gene encoding transcription factor MafB — MAGELSIGPELPTSPLAMEYVNDFDLMKFDVKKEPLGRTDRPVRHCTRLQPAGSVSSTPISTPCSSVPSSPSFSPTEQKTHLEDLYWMANSYQQMNPETLNLTPEDAVEALIGAHQVPQPLQSFESFRAAAAHHHHQHHHHQHHHHHQYGGVTHEDLAGPGHPHHHHHPHPLQASPTPSTASNSSQQLPNTHPPHPSSSSSSSSSSSSVEDRFSDDQLVSMSVRELNRHLRGFTKDEVIRLKQKRRTLKNRGYAQSCRYKRVQQKHHLENEKTQLIQQVEQLKQEVSRLARERDAYKLKCEKLASNGFREAGSTSDNPSSPEFFITLSWTLQNKGTGPGQAI; from the exons ATGGCCGGCGAGCTGAGCATCGGCCCCGAGCTGCCCACCAGCCCCCTGGCCATGGAGTACGTGAACGACTTCGACCTGATGAAGTTCGACGTGAAGAAGGAGCCGCTGGGCCGGACCGACCGTCCGGTCCGCCACTGCACGCGCCTCCAGCCGGCCGGCTCGGTCTCCTCCACGCCCATCAGCACCCCCTGCAGCTCGGTGCCCTCCTCGCCCAGCTTCAGCCCCACCGAGCAGAAGACGCACCTGGAGGACCTCTACTGGATGGCCAACAGCTACCAGCAGATGAACCCGGAGACGCTCAATCTCACCCCGGAGGACGCGGTGGAAGCCCTCATCGGGGCCCACCAGGTGCCCCAGCCGCTCCAGAGCTTCGAGAGCTTCCGCGCGGCcgctgcccaccaccaccaccagcatcaccaccaccagcatcaccaccaccaccagtacgGAGGCGTCACACATGAAGACCTGGCCGGCCCGGGCCACCcgcaccatcaccaccacccgcACCCGCTCCAGGCGTCGCCCACCCCGTCCACCGcctccaactcctcccagcagctCCCCAACACGCACCCGCCGCACCCCTCCTCCTCTTCGTCGTCATCGTCCTCCTCCAGCAGCGTGGAGGACAGGTTCTCGGATGACCAGCTGGTCTCCATGTCGGTGCGAGAGCTCAACCGGCACCTGAGGGGCTTCACCAAAGACGAGGTGATCCGTCTCAAGCAGAAGAGGAGGACCTTGAAGAACAGAGGCTATGCCCAGTCTTGCAGGTACAAGCGGGTCCAGCAGAAGCACCACTTGGAGAACGAGAAGACCCAGCTCATCCAGCAGGTGGAACAGCTCAAGCAAGAGGTCTCCCGGCTGGCCAGAGAAAGAGACGCCTACAAGCTCAAGTGCGAGAAACTGGCCAGCAATGGCTTCCGAGAGGCCGGCTCCACCAGTGACAACCCGTCTTCTCCCGAGTTCTTCAT AACTTTATCCTGGACTTTGCAAAACAAAGGGACGGGCCCTGGACAAGCCATCtag